TTGAATACAGTTCTTAGTGAAGTTTAATCTAATTAGTACAAAATAATATTACTCGGGCAGCAACGACAGACGAAAATTACGGACATCAGACAAAAGGAATAGAAAAAAGGCCTCTCACCAATTAAATAAATTGATGAAAGACCTTCAAGATTTGCAGTGATTTAACTGGCGCTTATTACCATGTTATGAGAAGAAGTTCTCTAACCCATGGCCAATCAAGGGGTTATAGTTTTTCTTATATCATTCTGCCCGTTCCATATCCTGCGCCCATTCAATCACTTCTTCAAACGTTACATCGGGATCATTCAGTAAAATGGAGTAGCTGATTCCTTCTTCATTCCAGAATAAACTGCGGAATCCTTCCATTTCTATCATCGTTCCTTCGATGCCCCGAACTTCTACTGGTTCTTCGCCCGGCATCTTAAGATCATCGCCTTCAGAATCTTCGGGTGTTTTAAATAACGAAAGGGACAGCAGCGGGGTATCATCTCTGACATAATTTATATTGATTTCCACCCTGTTCAGTTCAGCTGTTAAGTCATCCATCCCAATCTGCTCTATTTTTCTGCCATCTTCTTCAGAGAAATAGAGTACCGGCTGACCTACATGCTGTGCCGCTTCTTCTAATGAAACTTCTTCCGATTCATACATTTCATCAATGTTTTGGATGTCTATTCCTTCGGGTATTTCAATTGAAAATATATTGTCCTGGAAGTCCTTACCGAATTCAATTTTCGTATACTCCAAATCTATTTGATGGTCTCCTGAAGCAGAGATCGATTTTAAGACAAACCAATTCTCTTTATCAACCCACAGCTCCTGATCACCGAACAACGTATTTTTTTCATTCGCTTTCGCCACTAGATGATAGGCAGCTCGCCCGGCTATTTTTTCTTCCCCATCAATGGAAATGGTGTGAGTATCGCCGATCATTTTTAATAATTGATGTGCTTGATCTTTTGGGGAAGGAGCCAAAGCGGTTACCGCTTCTCCATCTTTACTGATCATTGCCTGATGCAAACTTTCTTGATACATCGTAATGGTCTTTCCGTCGTTCACTGTCACAGCATGTTCTTCTGCAGCAGCACCAGTAGTTTCCACTTTGAATTTCCCGTCTTTACTGCGCCATTCTTTCAATTGTATATTTCCTTCTTCCTCGGTCATGTTCATCGTAGCTTCACCGTAATAAGATAAAGGTTCTTCGTTTTCTTTCATTGCATTGTTAATCACTTGCTCAGGCGAATATTGATTGTCTTCAGATGAACAGGCGACCAGCCCTAGCGACAAGATGGCAACAGTTGCCCCGGCCAACAGTTTCTTTACATTTTTCATTCCACTCGACTCCTTTTCATTGTTAAAGTACTTTCGGCAGCCGGCAAATTACACATGTGCCGACCAACTCTTTAGAAAACAGCTGTACATCTCCGTTATGTTTTTCCATCATCTGCTTCGCGATACTCAGCCCTAATCCTGTGCCATGTGCAGGTTTTTTGTTCCTGGACCTGTCTGCCTGATAGAGTGGATTGAAAATGAATTCTATCTGCTCTTCAGCAATCCCTTTACCTTCATTTTGAACGATTACATAGACATTCTCCCGGAAATCAAACGTATAAACGGCTGCCACAAATTCAAACAGCCAATCTGCTGATTGCTCGGATAAAGCAGCAATCCAAATCTTGCCGCCGGTTTCCGTATGATGGATTGCATTGGTCATCAGATTATCCACGACTCGCACTAGTTGTTTCGGATTCACCGCATACTCCCCTGTTACATTAGCTGAAGAGCAAAGTTGAATTTGCTTGTGTCGGCATAATGGTTCATAATCCGAAACGAGCATATCAAAAAATTCACTGCCGTCTACTGCAGTCCGCTCCATTTCATAGGAAGGTGACTGAAGCAATGTGAACATCAATAGATCGTCGAGCATTTGTTTCATAAAATTCGACTTTTCAATAATGATTTGCCGGTACTCACCTTTTTCTTCATCTGTGAGCTTTTCATTTAATTCAAGGGATTCTGCATAGGCCCGAATGGATGTCAACGGTGTTTTCAAGTCATGTGATATGGCCGCAATCATATACTCTCTCTCTTGCTGATCTTTTTCTATCAATCTTCTGGCTTCCACTATTTTTTTCTGCATATCATAAAAATGTTGCTGCAACTGTCCGATTTCATCTTGTGCGGTGACTTTTTCATGCGAAGGTTGATGACCTCGTGCAAAAGCTGTCATTTCATTTTGTAAATTCGTCAGTCTGCGGTTTACTTTTCGATTGACGAATAGCGCCA
The Sporosarcina sp. P33 genome window above contains:
- a CDS encoding outer membrane lipoprotein carrier protein LolA — translated: MKNVKKLLAGATVAILSLGLVACSSEDNQYSPEQVINNAMKENEEPLSYYGEATMNMTEEEGNIQLKEWRSKDGKFKVETTGAAAEEHAVTVNDGKTITMYQESLHQAMISKDGEAVTALAPSPKDQAHQLLKMIGDTHTISIDGEEKIAGRAAYHLVAKANEKNTLFGDQELWVDKENWFVLKSISASGDHQIDLEYTKIEFGKDFQDNIFSIEIPEGIDIQNIDEMYESEEVSLEEAAQHVGQPVLYFSEEDGRKIEQIGMDDLTAELNRVEININYVRDDTPLLSLSLFKTPEDSEGDDLKMPGEEPVEVRGIEGTMIEMEGFRSLFWNEEGISYSILLNDPDVTFEEVIEWAQDMERAE
- a CDS encoding cell wall metabolism sensor histidine kinase WalK: MKLKTWLLSSYLLVMALPLLLAYLLFAWINDYNEDQKVKEFFTTTVEMKDIQRVLDDPALYQTGSTFDEVARLANDKLSIQLFNHNGLVLYSSSPVQTVAVPVNRESLYEDLFSLQQNFRSHRYKAPVFDKGKLAGFYQIELAREGWVEAVSKRTKWTMILFSVLFILLYASVALFVNRKVNRRLTNLQNEMTAFARGHQPSHEKVTAQDEIGQLQQHFYDMQKKIVEARRLIEKDQQEREYMIAAISHDLKTPLTSIRAYAESLELNEKLTDEEKGEYRQIIIEKSNFMKQMLDDLLMFTLLQSPSYEMERTAVDGSEFFDMLVSDYEPLCRHKQIQLCSSANVTGEYAVNPKQLVRVVDNLMTNAIHHTETGGKIWIAALSEQSADWLFEFVAAVYTFDFRENVYVIVQNEGKGIAEEQIEFIFNPLYQADRSRNKKPAHGTGLGLSIAKQMMEKHNGDVQLFSKELVGTCVICRLPKVL